A stretch of the Luteimonas sp. JM171 genome encodes the following:
- the xth gene encoding exodeoxyribonuclease III, with amino-acid sequence MKIASWNVNSLNVRLPHLERWMADSGPDVVGLQETKLDDERFPGAVLEQLGYRNVFHGQKTYNGVAILARGREISDVQMGIPGFEDDQKRVIAGTVDGIRIVNLYVVNGQSVGSDKYAYKLRWLEAVHDWIAAELKVHPEMVVMGDFNIAPDDRDVHDPEIWNDDHILTSTAERAALQRLLGLGLHDAFRLHTDEGGIFSWWDYRQAAFRRGMGLRIDLTLVSDALKARARASGIDREPRTWERPSDHAPAWVELG; translated from the coding sequence ATGAAGATCGCCTCCTGGAACGTCAACTCCCTCAACGTGCGCCTGCCGCACCTGGAACGCTGGATGGCGGACTCCGGGCCCGACGTGGTGGGGCTGCAGGAGACCAAGCTCGACGATGAGCGCTTCCCGGGCGCGGTGCTCGAGCAGCTGGGCTACCGCAACGTGTTCCACGGCCAGAAGACCTACAACGGCGTGGCGATCCTTGCCCGCGGGCGCGAGATCAGCGACGTGCAGATGGGGATCCCGGGCTTCGAGGACGACCAGAAGCGGGTGATCGCGGGCACGGTGGACGGCATTCGCATCGTCAACCTGTACGTGGTCAACGGGCAGTCGGTGGGCAGCGACAAGTACGCCTACAAGCTGCGCTGGCTGGAGGCGGTGCACGACTGGATCGCGGCGGAACTCAAGGTGCACCCCGAGATGGTGGTGATGGGTGACTTCAACATCGCGCCGGACGATCGCGACGTGCACGACCCGGAGATCTGGAACGACGACCACATCCTGACCTCCACCGCCGAACGCGCTGCGCTGCAGCGCCTGCTCGGCCTGGGTCTGCACGACGCGTTCCGGCTGCATACCGACGAGGGCGGGATCTTCAGCTGGTGGGACTACCGCCAGGCGGCGTTCCGGCGCGGCATGGGCCTGCGGATCGACCTGACCCTGGTGTCGGATGCGCTCAAGGCCCGCGCCCGGGCCTCGGGAATCGACCGCGAGCCGCGCACCTGGGAACGCCCCAGCGACCACGCGCCCGCGTGGGTGGAGCTGGGCTGA
- a CDS encoding FAD-binding oxidoreductase has protein sequence MSASVLESLRQSVPGLLLKTAPADLEHYGRDWTRRWSPAPLAIALPASVEQVQALVRWANGSGTALVPSGGRTGLSGGAVAANGELVVSLERMNRMLGFDAVDRTLTVEAGAVLQAVQDAARGHGLEYPVDFGSRGSCTIGGNIATNAGGIRVIRHGNTRDWIAGLKLVTGAGELLELGRGLVKDASGYDLRQLAIGSEGTLGIVVEATLRLTGPPPPAQTLLLAVPTFQVLMDVFALFRSRLELQAFEFLTGHGLRHVLAHGVSNPFDQVHPWYVLAEYDAADEAAEAAGLAVFEEAMERGWVLDGVLANSREQAAQLWRLREGITEATARWRPYKNDVSVRVAAMPAFLAEAQQLLGEAYPDFEVVWFGHIGDGNLHINVLQPDGSDDEAFLRQCGHVTELLAGLLRRHGGSISAEHGVGLLKKPYLGSTRSEAEVALMRQIRRAFDPNGIMNPGKIFD, from the coding sequence ATGAGTGCGTCTGTTCTGGAAAGCCTGCGCCAGTCCGTCCCCGGCCTGCTGCTGAAGACCGCGCCGGCGGACCTGGAACACTACGGCCGCGACTGGACCCGCCGCTGGTCGCCCGCGCCGCTGGCGATCGCGCTGCCGGCGAGCGTGGAACAGGTGCAGGCGCTGGTGCGCTGGGCCAACGGCAGCGGGACCGCGCTGGTGCCTTCCGGCGGACGCACCGGGCTCTCGGGCGGGGCCGTGGCGGCAAACGGCGAGCTGGTGGTCAGCCTGGAGCGGATGAACCGGATGCTGGGGTTCGATGCGGTCGACCGCACCCTCACCGTCGAGGCAGGCGCGGTGCTGCAGGCCGTGCAGGACGCGGCACGCGGCCACGGGCTGGAATACCCGGTTGATTTCGGCTCGCGCGGCTCGTGCACCATCGGCGGCAACATCGCCACCAACGCCGGGGGCATCCGCGTGATCCGCCACGGCAACACCCGCGACTGGATCGCCGGCCTCAAGCTGGTCACCGGGGCCGGCGAGCTGCTGGAACTGGGCCGCGGCCTGGTCAAGGACGCCAGCGGCTACGACCTGCGCCAGCTCGCGATCGGTTCCGAAGGCACCCTGGGCATCGTGGTGGAGGCAACGCTGAGGCTCACCGGGCCGCCGCCGCCGGCGCAGACCCTGCTGCTGGCGGTGCCCACGTTCCAGGTGCTGATGGACGTGTTCGCCCTGTTCCGCTCGCGGCTGGAGCTGCAGGCGTTTGAATTCCTCACCGGCCACGGCCTGCGCCACGTGCTGGCGCACGGCGTCAGCAATCCCTTCGACCAGGTCCACCCGTGGTACGTGCTGGCCGAGTACGACGCCGCGGATGAGGCCGCCGAGGCAGCCGGGCTTGCGGTGTTCGAAGAAGCCATGGAGCGCGGCTGGGTGCTGGACGGCGTGCTTGCCAACAGCCGGGAACAGGCGGCGCAGCTGTGGCGCCTGCGCGAGGGCATCACCGAGGCCACGGCGCGCTGGCGCCCCTACAAGAACGACGTGTCGGTGCGGGTGGCGGCGATGCCGGCCTTCCTCGCCGAGGCGCAGCAGCTGCTGGGCGAGGCGTACCCGGATTTCGAGGTGGTGTGGTTCGGCCACATCGGCGACGGCAACCTGCACATCAACGTGCTGCAGCCCGACGGCAGCGATGACGAGGCGTTCCTGCGCCAGTGCGGCCACGTGACCGAGCTGCTGGCCGGGCTGCTCCGGCGCCACGGCGGCAGCATCTCCGCCGAGCACGGCGTGGGGCTATTGAAGAAGCCCTACCTGGGCAGCACCCGCAGCGAGGCGGAAGTGGCCCTGATGCGCCAAATCCGCCGCGCGTTCGATCCGAATGGGATCATGAACCCGGGCAAGATCTTCGACTGA
- a CDS encoding coniferyl aldehyde dehydrogenase has product MDELHATLARLREAWHANKPDRAQRLEDLRRLRAALAARLDDMAAAISADFGHRSVHESLLADGMAVRAEIDRLRRELPRWMRPRRVGAGWRLWPARAEVRHVPVGVVGVISPWNYPVNLALVPLATAIAAGNHVYLKPSEYTPRTSGFLGDLLRDVFPADRVAVAQGDAGVGAAFAALPFDHLVFTGSTAVGRKVMAAAAQNLTPVTLELGGKSPAIVCADYPIERAAARLATGKWFNAGQTCIAPDYVLVDAGRRDALVEALRRETLARYAVDPAADFTRIISQAQFERLQHCVDDARRRGLQVHELAPVEGERAFPPTVVVQPGDDAQVMREEIFGPVLPVIGCATLEKAIGRVAAGDRPLALYPFSHDRATVERILHHCLAGGVTVNDTLLHFTAGALPFGGVGASGMGAYHGRAGFDAMTKALPVLWQARRASSDRLKPPYSKIDRLVRMLVR; this is encoded by the coding sequence ATGGATGAGCTGCACGCGACGCTGGCGCGGCTGCGCGAGGCCTGGCACGCCAACAAACCCGATCGCGCCCAGCGCCTGGAAGATCTCCGGCGCCTGCGCGCGGCGCTCGCTGCGCGGCTGGATGACATGGCCGCGGCCATCTCGGCCGACTTCGGCCATCGCTCCGTGCACGAATCGCTGCTGGCCGACGGCATGGCCGTGCGTGCGGAGATCGACCGGCTGCGGCGCGAGCTCCCGCGGTGGATGCGGCCGCGCCGGGTGGGCGCGGGCTGGCGGCTGTGGCCGGCGCGGGCCGAGGTGCGGCACGTGCCGGTGGGCGTGGTGGGGGTGATCTCGCCCTGGAACTACCCGGTCAACCTGGCCCTGGTCCCGCTGGCGACGGCGATCGCCGCCGGCAACCACGTGTACCTCAAGCCCTCCGAATACACGCCGCGCACCTCCGGTTTCCTCGGGGATCTGCTGCGCGACGTGTTCCCTGCCGACCGGGTCGCCGTCGCCCAGGGCGATGCCGGCGTGGGCGCGGCGTTCGCGGCGCTGCCCTTCGACCACCTGGTGTTCACCGGCTCCACGGCGGTGGGCCGCAAGGTGATGGCGGCGGCCGCGCAGAACCTGACCCCGGTGACGCTGGAGCTGGGCGGCAAGTCGCCGGCGATCGTGTGCGCGGACTATCCGATCGAGCGGGCGGCCGCGCGGCTGGCGACGGGCAAGTGGTTCAACGCCGGCCAGACCTGCATCGCGCCCGACTACGTGCTGGTGGACGCCGGCCGCCGCGACGCGCTGGTCGAGGCACTTCGGCGGGAAACCTTGGCCCGCTACGCTGTCGATCCGGCCGCGGACTTCACCCGCATCATCAGCCAGGCGCAGTTCGAGCGGCTGCAGCACTGCGTGGACGATGCGCGCCGGCGCGGGCTGCAGGTGCATGAGCTGGCCCCGGTGGAGGGCGAACGCGCCTTCCCGCCCACGGTGGTGGTGCAGCCGGGGGACGATGCGCAGGTGATGCGCGAGGAGATCTTCGGCCCGGTGCTGCCGGTGATCGGCTGCGCGACGCTGGAGAAGGCCATTGGCCGGGTGGCCGCCGGCGACCGGCCGCTGGCGCTGTATCCCTTCAGCCATGACCGCGCGACGGTCGAGCGCATCCTGCACCACTGCCTGGCCGGCGGGGTCACCGTCAACGACACCCTGCTGCACTTCACCGCCGGCGCGCTGCCGTTTGGCGGTGTTGGCGCCAGCGGCATGGGCGCCTACCACGGTCGCGCCGGCTTCGACGCCATGACCAAGGCGCTGCCCGTCCTGTGGCAGGCCCGCCGCGCCTCCAGCGACCGGCTCAAACCGCCGTATTCGAAGATCGACCGGCTGGTGCGGATGCTGGTGCGCTGA
- a CDS encoding gamma carbonic anhydrase family protein translates to MNIRPYRDTFPALGERVYVDPAAVVIGDVTLADDVSIWPGTVVRGDVNHVRIGARTNIQDGSVIHVSHAGPHTRLDGYPTIIGEDVTVGHKAVVHACSVGDGALVGMGALVMDGAVVGKHAFVGAGALVAPGKTIGDGELWVGSPARRVRKLSDAEIEGLIYSAAHYVRLKDEYLAGFAAND, encoded by the coding sequence ATGAACATCCGACCTTATCGGGACACGTTCCCGGCGCTCGGCGAGCGCGTCTACGTTGATCCGGCCGCCGTCGTCATCGGCGACGTCACCCTGGCCGACGACGTTTCCATCTGGCCCGGCACCGTGGTGCGCGGCGACGTCAACCACGTCCGCATCGGCGCGCGCACGAACATCCAGGACGGCAGCGTCATCCACGTCAGCCACGCCGGCCCGCACACCCGGCTGGACGGCTATCCCACGATCATCGGCGAGGACGTCACCGTCGGGCACAAGGCCGTCGTCCACGCCTGCAGCGTCGGCGACGGCGCCCTGGTCGGCATGGGCGCGCTGGTGATGGACGGCGCGGTGGTGGGCAAGCACGCCTTCGTCGGCGCCGGTGCGCTGGTTGCGCCGGGCAAGACGATCGGCGACGGCGAGCTGTGGGTCGGCAGCCCCGCCCGCCGGGTGCGCAAACTCAGCGACGCCGAGATCGAAGGCCTGATCTACAGCGCCGCCCACTACGTGCGCCTGAAGGACGAATACCTCGCCGGCTTCGCCGCGAACGACTGA
- the serA gene encoding phosphoglycerate dehydrogenase, producing MAPTRTSFPKQDIRVLLLEGISPTAVDAFRQAGYSLVDCREKSLTGKALHEAIADAHLVGIRSRTQLDAEALAHARRLIAVGCFCIGTNQVDLEAAQLAGVPVFNAPYSNTRSVAELVIAEAIMLLRGVPRRNAECHRGGWSKNATGSHEARGKTLGIVGYGHIGTQVGLLAEALGMQVLFHDIETKLALGNARAAASLDDLLARSDVVTLHVPGTAGTDGLIGAAQLARMRPGAHLVNASRGTVVDILALASALREGHLGGAAVDVFPVEPKGPDEAFESPLRGLDNVLLTPHVGGSTLEAQDNIGVEVAAKLIRYSDNGSTLSAVNFPEVALPGHEGSRRILHIHRNVPGVLSRANELFGERGINIDGQYLRTDAQVGYVVIDVTASEEQAAELRNALAGIPGTIRTRVLY from the coding sequence ATGGCACCCACCAGGACCTCGTTTCCCAAGCAGGACATCCGCGTGCTGTTGCTCGAAGGCATCAGCCCGACCGCCGTCGACGCGTTCCGTCAGGCCGGCTACAGCCTGGTCGACTGCCGCGAGAAGTCGCTCACCGGGAAGGCGCTGCATGAGGCCATCGCCGACGCGCACCTCGTCGGCATCCGCTCACGCACCCAGCTCGATGCCGAAGCACTGGCCCACGCGCGCCGGCTGATCGCCGTGGGCTGCTTCTGCATCGGCACCAACCAGGTGGACCTGGAGGCGGCGCAGCTGGCCGGCGTGCCGGTCTTCAACGCGCCCTATTCGAACACCCGCAGCGTGGCCGAACTGGTGATCGCCGAGGCCATCATGCTCCTGCGCGGCGTGCCGCGCCGCAACGCCGAGTGCCATCGTGGCGGCTGGTCGAAGAACGCCACCGGCAGCCACGAGGCGCGGGGCAAGACATTGGGGATCGTGGGTTACGGCCATATCGGCACCCAGGTGGGGCTGCTGGCCGAGGCCCTGGGCATGCAGGTGCTGTTCCACGACATCGAGACCAAGCTGGCCCTGGGCAACGCGCGCGCTGCGGCGAGCCTGGACGACCTGCTGGCCCGCAGCGATGTGGTGACCCTGCACGTGCCCGGGACCGCGGGCACCGACGGGTTGATCGGAGCGGCCCAGCTCGCCCGGATGCGGCCCGGCGCGCACCTGGTCAATGCGTCGCGCGGGACGGTGGTGGATATCCTGGCACTGGCGTCCGCACTGCGCGAAGGCCACCTGGGCGGCGCCGCGGTCGACGTGTTCCCGGTCGAGCCCAAGGGGCCGGACGAGGCCTTTGAGTCACCGCTGCGGGGCCTGGACAACGTGCTCCTGACGCCACACGTGGGCGGCAGCACGCTGGAAGCGCAGGACAACATCGGCGTGGAGGTGGCGGCCAAGCTGATCCGCTACAGCGACAACGGCTCCACGCTCTCGGCGGTGAATTTCCCCGAGGTGGCGCTCCCCGGCCACGAGGGCAGCCGCCGGATCCTGCACATCCACCGCAACGTGCCGGGCGTGCTGTCGCGGGCGAACGAACTGTTTGGCGAGCGCGGGATCAACATCGACGGCCAGTACCTGCGCACCGACGCCCAGGTGGGCTACGTGGTGATCGACGTCACCGCCAGCGAAGAGCAGGCGGCAGAGCTGCGCAACGCACTGGCCGGGATTCCCGGCACCATCCGCACCCGGGTGCTGTACTGA
- a CDS encoding AMP-binding protein produces MSAVVHDPLQSIRDDPALPLASGDAARTLAFVDGQPVSAGTFLAQVRAVAALLPEASHAVNLCQDRYHYLVAFCAVALRGQATLMPSSRTRAAIDLVRGNFPASYCIGEAHACAADLAGEAPYVRLPDPLPRLDGPTPRVAADALAAIGFTSGSTGAPTPHAKTWGSFARSTLQNLAALTGLWSPGAQAHVVATVPPQHMYGMEMSVLLPLLGGTSVHAGRPFFPADIVDALAMLPGNRLLVTTPVHLRALLESGAQLPALAAIVTATAPLPPELAAAAEQRFSAPVREFFGSTETCIIASRRTAVESAWTPFPGVELQPRPDGTLVQAPQLAAPVTLADLVEFDGDGRFILRGRHADLLEIAGKRASLAELTRQLLAIPGVRDGVVVQLDAPDALGVSRIAALAVAPGVDEAVILQALRGAVDPVFLPRRLRLVPALPRNETGKLPRAEVLRLLESPAGC; encoded by the coding sequence ATGTCGGCAGTCGTCCACGATCCATTGCAGTCCATCCGCGACGACCCGGCCCTGCCGCTGGCTTCGGGGGACGCCGCGCGCACGCTGGCGTTCGTCGACGGGCAGCCGGTCAGCGCGGGGACGTTCCTGGCGCAGGTGCGCGCCGTGGCGGCGCTGCTGCCAGAGGCCAGCCACGCGGTGAACCTGTGCCAGGACCGCTATCACTACCTGGTCGCGTTCTGCGCGGTGGCGCTGCGCGGGCAGGCCACGCTGATGCCGTCCTCGCGCACCCGCGCCGCCATCGACCTGGTGCGGGGAAACTTCCCCGCCAGCTACTGCATCGGCGAGGCCCACGCGTGTGCTGCCGACCTGGCCGGCGAGGCGCCGTACGTGCGCCTGCCCGATCCGCTGCCGCGCCTGGACGGCCCCACCCCCCGGGTCGCCGCCGATGCCCTGGCGGCCATCGGGTTCACCTCTGGCAGCACCGGCGCGCCCACCCCGCACGCCAAGACCTGGGGCTCGTTCGCCCGCAGCACCCTGCAGAACCTCGCCGCGCTCACCGGCCTTTGGTCACCGGGCGCGCAGGCGCACGTGGTGGCGACGGTGCCCCCGCAGCACATGTACGGGATGGAGATGTCGGTGCTGCTGCCGCTGCTGGGCGGGACATCGGTGCACGCGGGCCGCCCGTTTTTCCCCGCCGACATCGTCGATGCGCTCGCGATGCTGCCCGGCAACCGCCTGCTGGTCACCACGCCTGTGCACCTGCGCGCGCTGCTGGAGTCGGGCGCACAGCTGCCGGCGCTGGCGGCGATCGTCACCGCCACCGCGCCGCTGCCGCCGGAACTGGCTGCGGCGGCGGAGCAGCGGTTCAGCGCGCCGGTGCGCGAATTCTTCGGGTCCACCGAAACCTGCATCATCGCCTCGCGCCGTACCGCGGTGGAAAGCGCATGGACGCCGTTCCCGGGCGTCGAGCTGCAGCCGCGGCCGGACGGGACCCTGGTCCAGGCCCCGCAGCTGGCCGCACCGGTGACCCTGGCCGACCTCGTCGAATTCGACGGCGACGGGCGCTTCATCCTGCGCGGGCGCCATGCCGACCTGCTGGAAATCGCGGGCAAGCGGGCCTCGCTGGCCGAGCTCACCCGGCAGCTGCTGGCCATCCCGGGGGTGCGCGATGGGGTGGTGGTGCAGCTGGACGCGCCCGATGCCCTGGGCGTGTCGCGCATTGCCGCCCTGGCCGTTGCGCCCGGCGTGGACGAAGCCGTGATCCTGCAGGCCTTGCGCGGGGCGGTCGATCCCGTGTTCCTCCCCCGCCGCCTGCGCCTGGTGCCGGCGCTGCCGCGCAACGAAACCGGCAAGCTGCCGCGCGCCGAGGTGCTGCGCCTGCTGGAGTCGCCGGCCGGCTGCTGA